A window of the Pyrodictium abyssi genome harbors these coding sequences:
- a CDS encoding long-chain-fatty-acid--CoA ligase, protein MVGFWWSAFPGLPERVPWRPGHSLTLRAFYERALSLFPGVEIVYRTSRGVERYTFSRAAERMKALAAALEALGVGRLDPVATLDWNTHWHYEAYLAVPMMGAVLHPVNIRLAPSEIAYIMGQAGDRVAIVHRDFLPLIEAVAPHLDQLRAVVVVDAESHPDRLAGRPVYNYEDLVREHRGGYEWPELDENQPAAMGYTSGTTGLPKGAYHSHRMIVLHVMSAALHLATASPWFRISSGDTILHIVPMFHVYSWGLPYLATLVGMRQVFPNKLDPGVLLRLIDEEQVTLTAGVPTILYMLLSHPDSERYDLSRLTFINGGSALPRGLAEQATRRGIRVIVGYGMTETAPVLTLALPHAGLSDAGERWLDYALRTGWPVPLVEVRVVDEDMNPVPRDGKTMGEVVVRAPWVTPEYYMDPEKTEKAWRGGWFHTGDIAVWHPDGSIEIVDREKDIIKSGGEWISSTRLEDAISRHPCVAEVAVVAAYHPKWQERPVAAIVPKPGCKDEPTTEEIRRYLMENYVEKGAIPKWWLPDKVVLVRELPRTSVGKIDKKKLRAQLRSILVEELQGSTGSTLQPIGS, encoded by the coding sequence GTGGTGGGATTCTGGTGGTCCGCCTTCCCGGGGCTCCCCGAACGCGTACCCTGGAGGCCCGGCCACAGCCTCACCCTCCGAGCATTCTACGAGCGCGCGCTGAGCCTCTTCCCCGGGGTGGAGATAGTCTACCGCACCAGCCGCGGCGTGGAGAGGTACACGTTCTCCCGGGCCGCGGAGAGGATGAAGGCCCTCGCAGCCGCCCTAGAGGCGCTTGGAGTGGGCCGCCTCGACCCCGTGGCCACGCTCGACTGGAACACGCACTGGCACTACGAGGCCTACCTAGCGGTCCCCATGATGGGGGCTGTGCTGCACCCGGTCAACATACGGCTCGCGCCCAGCGAGATAGCCTACATAATGGGGCAGGCGGGGGACCGTGTAGCCATAGTCCACCGGGACTTCCTGCCCCTCATCGAGGCCGTGGCCCCGCATCTGGACCAGCTCCGGGCCGTAGTGGTCGTGGACGCGGAGTCGCACCCAGACCGGCTAGCAGGCCGCCCCGTCTACAACTACGAGGACCTCGTGAGGGAGCACCGGGGCGGCTACGAGTGGCCCGAGCTGGACGAGAACCAGCCCGCCGCGATGGGCTACACTAGCGGGACCACGGGGCTCCCGAAGGGGGCCTACCACAGCCACCGGATGATAGTGCTCCACGTGATGAGTGCCGCGCTCCACCTCGCCACGGCGTCGCCTTGGTTCCGGATAAGCAGCGGGGACACGATACTCCACATAGTCCCCATGTTCCACGTGTACAGCTGGGGGCTCCCCTACCTAGCGACCCTCGTAGGCATGCGCCAGGTCTTCCCCAACAAGCTCGACCCCGGCGTGCTCCTACGCCTCATAGACGAGGAGCAGGTCACGCTAACAGCCGGTGTGCCTACCATTCTCTACATGCTGCTCAGCCACCCCGACTCCGAGCGCTACGACCTCAGCCGGCTCACCTTCATCAACGGCGGCTCAGCGCTCCCCCGCGGCCTCGCAGAGCAGGCGACACGCCGCGGGATACGGGTGATCGTGGGCTACGGCATGACCGAGACAGCCCCGGTGCTCACCCTAGCCCTGCCGCACGCGGGGCTAAGCGACGCCGGGGAGCGGTGGCTCGACTACGCGCTCCGCACCGGCTGGCCAGTTCCCCTCGTGGAGGTACGGGTGGTGGACGAGGACATGAACCCCGTGCCCCGCGACGGCAAGACAATGGGCGAGGTGGTCGTCCGGGCGCCCTGGGTGACGCCCGAGTACTACATGGACCCCGAGAAGACCGAGAAAGCGTGGCGCGGCGGCTGGTTCCACACCGGCGACATAGCCGTCTGGCACCCCGACGGCAGCATAGAGATAGTAGACCGCGAGAAGGACATAATCAAGAGCGGCGGCGAGTGGATAAGCTCCACCAGGCTAGAGGACGCGATAAGCAGGCACCCCTGCGTAGCAGAGGTAGCAGTCGTGGCAGCCTATCACCCCAAGTGGCAGGAACGCCCAGTAGCAGCAATAGTCCCCAAGCCCGGCTGCAAGGATGAGCCCACAACCGAGGAGATAAGGCGCTACCTCATGGAGAACTACGTGGAGAAAGGAGCCATACCCAAGTGGTGGCTACCCGACAAGGTGGTACTAGTCAGGGAGCTCCCGAGGACAAGCGTCGGCAAGATAGACAAGAAGAAGCTACGAGCACAGCTACGCAGCATACTCGTAGAGGAGCTGCAGGGCAGCACGGGGTCCACCCTTCAGCCCATAGGCTCGTAA